The genomic region CTGCGGCGCCGACACGAAGGCGCACTACGTCGCGCTGCTCAAGCAGGCCGGGCAGGCCATCTCGGCCAGGCTCGGCTATCACGGCGCGCGCGCCTGAAGGCGGCGGGCGGGCGCTGAATCGCCTCGACGGGGCATGCCGGCGTGCTCCGCATCGGCCGCGGGCGCGCCTCGGCCGCCGCTCGCGTCTTATGTCGCTGGGCCGGCCGATCACGATAGCACCTGGCGGGCACTCGGCCACGCCCTGCACATCCTCGTCCGCCTGGATCACGCCCGGGTAGCCGCGGTGCAGCAGCACGTGGAGATGGTTCCGCGACTACACGCTGCGTCGCGGGCCGCGAATCAGCGGCGGCAGCGCGTGCGCGATGCCCGCCTTCTTCCCGCCTCCTTCCCGCCGCATTCGCCGAGCGTGCGGCCGTCGAAGCCGATGCTCGCGCCGCGCGGCTTCGCGTTTGCCAGGCCGGCAACGCGCCCGACGCGGCGCGCCGTGCGCATCATGCGCTCGCGATTATCGCCGATGCGCCATGTAGGCGAGATAGCCAATGATCAGATCGATCTCGCGATCGCTCAACTGGTCCGGCGAAAAGGCCGGCATGGCACGGCCGGGCCAGTCCCGCAGCGAGGCGGGATTGCGGATGTAGCGATGCAGCGCGCCCGGCTGGAAGTAATCGACCGGATTGGCGGGCTTGCCGAGATCGGGGCCGGTGTTCGAACTGCCCGCGCCGTTGAAGCGGTGGCAGGCCAGGCACTGCGTGATGAACAGGCGCTGCCCGGCGCGGACCGGATCGGTTGCCGGCAGCGCCGAATCGACGGCGAGCGCGGGCCAGCGCGCGACCGGCGCACGCTCGATGGTGAAGCGCGCCACCTGGTAGGGCCATTGCTCGCCGCGCACCGACGCCGCCTGCGCGCCTACCCAGACCAGATAGAACGGCCCGGCACTCACCGGTTTGCCCGGCAATTTTGGCCACGGCCGCGCCGGGTCCTCCACTGCGAGATAGGCCACGGCGCGTGCGGGATCGCGATTCCGAACCAGATCCATCGGCAGCTGTGCGGCGAAGCCGTCGGTGGCGCGCGTCTCGATCACGCCGTCGGGCGGCAGCGACGCGCCGTCGATCAGGTCGGCCAGCGGCACCGCGCGGTACGTCATCGGCTTGCCGTAGGAAACGTCGCGGGTGACGTGGATGTCGGCCGCGTCGGCGCGCGCCAGCAGGGTCTGGGCGGTGAACGTCAGCAGCTTGCCGTGGGACGCGATCGTGATCGCGGGTTGGGCTGGCGTGCCGTGGGCGAGCGTGCCCAGCAGCAGCAGCCAAAGCGAAAGTAATGTGCGTTTCAGCACTCGGGGGCTCCGTGGGTGGGCGCTCGCGGCTTGCGATGGCGCCGGGTTGCAGGCCGCGGCTCTTGTCGGGCGCACGGCAGGCCGATTATCTCAGCGTGTCGACGCAGACGAAACGTCGATGGCGAGATCGGATTGACCAATCTCGGCGCGCCGCGGGTTGGCAAGCTGTGCTCTCACATTCGGCACGATCGCTCACGCCAGCGCGTCGTTGCACCGAGCCCGCAGCCCGCTCCTGCACGGCCCCCCTCGTCCTGGATCGGGACAAACACTTAACGAACTTCAGCAAGCCACCCGGGGGTCGTAATTACAGTTGTCTTTCCGACGTCCTGCTCTTTCCTGTGGAGAATGCCATGTCCTTTCTCACTAATCTGAAGATCGGCAGCCGGCTGGCGATGGGCTTCGCCATTTCGGTCGGGCTCGTGTGCGTGATCGGCGCGATGGCGATCTGGCAGATCGGCAAGGTGTATCAGAAAACCGAGGAAATCTCCGCTGCGATCCTGCCGACCGTGCAGGCACTCAGCGATGTCCGATCGATGGCCAATACCGTTCGACGCACGACCCTGCGGGGCCTGCTCGAAGCCGACCAGCCGGGGCGCGATGCGCAGCGGGCGGCGCACGACGCGGCGCTGCGGCAGTACGACAGCCGGTTTGCCCACTATAAGTCGCTGGCGAAATCGTTCGACGATGCACGGCTCACCCAGGACATCGAAGCCGCCTGGGCGATTTTCCTGAAGAACGACCAGCGATTGCTGGAGGCCGTGGCGGCGGGCAAAACCGAGGCACGGGAGGTGCGGACGCTGGCGACCCAGGCAAGCGCCGACCAGTTCGCGAGTTTCGTGAAGGCGGTCGACGCGGCGGTGCAAGCGAACCGCGAACGCAGCGATGCAGCCGACGCGTCCGCCTCCACCTCCTACCACTCGGCGGTGCTCGGCACGGTCATGCTGGTGGCGGCGGCGGTGGCCGCCGGCATCGGCATCGCGATCCTGATCACGCGCTCCATCACCCGGCCGCTCAACCGCGCGGTCACCGTCGCGCAGACCGTCGCCCAAGGCGATCTCACCTCGGACATCGAGGTGAGCGGCAAGGACGAGACGGCCATGCTGCTCGCCGCGCTCAAGGAGATGAACGCGCGGCTCGCCAGGATGGTGGGCGACATCCAGCAGAGCGCCGACAGCATCGCGATGGCGTCCTCGGAAATCGCGTCCGGCAACGTCGACCTCAGCCAACGGACCGAGGAGCAGGCCGCGTCGCTGGAGCAAACCGC from Burkholderia glumae LMG 2196 = ATCC 33617 harbors:
- a CDS encoding c-type cytochrome, with the protein product MLKRTLLSLWLLLLGTLAHGTPAQPAITIASHGKLLTFTAQTLLARADAADIHVTRDVSYGKPMTYRAVPLADLIDGASLPPDGVIETRATDGFAAQLPMDLVRNRDPARAVAYLAVEDPARPWPKLPGKPVSAGPFYLVWVGAQAASVRGEQWPYQVARFTIERAPVARWPALAVDSALPATDPVRAGQRLFITQCLACHRFNGAGSSNTGPDLGKPANPVDYFQPGALHRYIRNPASLRDWPGRAMPAFSPDQLSDREIDLIIGYLAYMAHRR
- a CDS encoding methyl-accepting chemotaxis protein codes for the protein MSFLTNLKIGSRLAMGFAISVGLVCVIGAMAIWQIGKVYQKTEEISAAILPTVQALSDVRSMANTVRRTTLRGLLEADQPGRDAQRAAHDAALRQYDSRFAHYKSLAKSFDDARLTQDIEAAWAIFLKNDQRLLEAVAAGKTEAREVRTLATQASADQFASFVKAVDAAVQANRERSDAADASASTSYHSAVLGTVMLVAAAVAAGIGIAILITRSITRPLNRAVTVAQTVAQGDLTSDIEVSGKDETAMLLAALKEMNARLARMVGDIQQSADSIAMASSEIASGNVDLSQRTEEQAASLEQTAASMEQLTATVKQNADNAQQGSRVAKSASEVAEHGGSVVSRVVDTMQEISERAGRMSSIIAAIEGIAFQTNILALNAAVEAARAGEQGRGFAVVAGEVRTLAQRSAAAAKEIKDLITASADGVSRGEALVAEAGATMKEVVSTVARVTDLMEEISAASQEQRKGIEQVNQAVTQMDEVTQQNAALVEEAAAAAQSMSSQSSSLKDMITMFRVCASRPGVPDQGPRASAARRAPAARGKLAAARGRGTAPALAAAGSPAHASQPDWQTF